Proteins encoded together in one Thermococcus gammatolerans EJ3 window:
- a CDS encoding chemotaxis protein CheC, which yields MKNVRLVGRLLERALRESLAKIDPTGKMELSEFRVISSSDLVIGGLLEGVNFVGFAIGDSPELIMAFDFENSSTIVSRLLKLKKTGILETYNIRELMESLLRELGNVIAGQFASRLSNSLGYELLPSVPFSIKTVDQLERVLNFLGGGKKLPVFVGLVYDEHGGCLEVYIIPSADFFEMLARYPEPFKRTGRRSRGVEYAR from the coding sequence GGGACGACTGCTTGAGAGAGCCCTAAGGGAGTCGCTCGCCAAAATCGACCCAACTGGCAAGATGGAACTCTCGGAGTTTCGGGTGATCTCGTCCTCCGACTTGGTTATTGGGGGCCTCTTGGAGGGCGTGAACTTCGTGGGCTTTGCCATAGGCGATAGCCCGGAGCTAATAATGGCCTTCGATTTTGAGAACTCTTCCACCATCGTGAGTCGCCTTCTAAAACTGAAAAAGACGGGGATTCTCGAGACTTACAACATTAGGGAGCTTATGGAGTCCCTTCTCAGGGAACTGGGTAACGTCATAGCCGGCCAATTTGCCAGCAGGCTTTCGAACTCCCTGGGTTACGAACTCCTCCCCAGCGTTCCCTTTTCCATAAAAACAGTTGATCAGCTTGAGAGGGTTCTGAACTTTCTCGGTGGGGGAAAGAAGCTCCCCGTGTTTGTGGGGCTTGTTTACGATGAACACGGGGGCTGTCTTGAGGTTTACATAATTCCTTCTGCGGACTTCTTTGAGATGCTGGCCCGATATCCCGAGCCCTTTAAGAGGACTGGTAGGCGGTCCAGGGGGGTTGAGTATGCCCGCTGA